From the Budorcas taxicolor isolate Tak-1 chromosome 1, Takin1.1, whole genome shotgun sequence genome, one window contains:
- the SKIL gene encoding ski-like protein, translated as MENLQAKFSLVQSSNKKLNGMEDDGSPPVKKMMTDIHANGKMMINKLPTVKKEHLDDYETPMETDEEHVKRTCASVPEPLHLNPSLKHTLAQFHLSSQSSLGGPAAFSARYSQESMSPTVFLPLPSPQVLPGPLLIPSDSSTELTQTVLEGESISCFQVGGEKRLCLPQVLNSVLREFSLQQINTVCDELYIYCSRCTSDQLHILKVLGILPFNAPSCGLITLTDAQRLCNALLRPRTFPQNGSILPAKNSLAQLKETGSAFEVEHECLGKCQGLFAPQFYVQPDAPCIQCLECCGMFAPQTFVMHSHRSPDKRTCHWGFESAKWHCYLHVNQKYLGTPEEKKLKIILEEMKEKFSMRNGKRTQSKIDTPPGMELQSWYPVIKQEGDHVSQTHSFLHPSYYLYMCDKVVAPNVSLTSAVPQPKEVTKAEASKSIPRQSETPHSSGKHQKIVSYPDVSLEEQEKMDLKASKELYSHLDPSVSNNSTSKKKPESTTCSLARDTSKLGTDCDVAASSPFLVKDVTCEDDKGKIMEEVVRTYVKQQEKLNSVLQKKQQLQMEVEMLSSSKAMKELTEEQQNLQKELESLQNEHAQRMEEFHVEQKDLEKKLEQVMKQKCTCDSNLEKDKEAEYAAQLAELRQRLDHAEADRQELQDELRQEREARQKLEKMIKELKLQILKSSKTAKE; from the exons ATGGAAAACCTACAGGCGAAATTTTCCTTGGTTCAGAGCTCAAATAAAAAATTGAATGGGATGGAAGATGATGGCAGCCCTCCAGTGAAAAAGATGATGACAGACattcatgcaaatggaaaaatgATGATAAACAAGTTGCCAACAGTAAAGAAGGAACACTTGGATGACTATGAAACACCAATGGAAACCGACGAAGAGCATGTCAAGAGGACCTGTGCCTCTGTGCCTGAACCTTTACATTTAAATCCTAGTTTGAAACATACTTTGGCACAATTCCATTTAAGTAGTCAGAGCTCTTTGGGTGGACCAGCAGCGTTTTCTGCTCGGTATTCCCAAGAAAGCATGTCACCTACTGTATTTCTGCCTCTTCCATCTCCTCAGGTTCTTCCTGGCCCACTGCTCATCCCTTCTGATAGCTCCACAGAACTCACCCAGACTGTGTTGGAAGGGGAGTCTATTTCTTGTTTTCAGGTTGGAGGAGAAAAGAGACTCTGTTTGCCCCAAGTCCTAAATTCTGTTCTCCGAGAATTTTCACTCCAACAAATAAATACAGTGTGTGATGAATTGTACATTTATTGCTCCAGATGTACATCAGACCAGCTTCATATCTTAAAGGTCCTGGGAATACTTCCATTCAATGCCCCATCCTGTGGGCTGATCACATTAACTGATGCACAAAGACTATGTAACGCTTTATTGCGGCCACGCACCTTTCCTCAAAATGGTAGTATACTACCTGCAAAAAACTCATTGGCCCAGTTGAAGGAAACTGGCAGTGCCTTTGAAGTGGAACATGAATGCTTGGGCAAATGTCAGGGTTTATTTGCACCCCAATTTTATGTTCAGCCAGATGCTCCATGTATTCAGTGTCTAGAGTGCTGTGGAATGTTTGCACCCCAGACGTTTGTGATGCATTCTCACAGATCACCGGACAAAAGGACTTGCCACTGGGGCTTTGAATCAGCCAAATGGCATTGCTATCTTCATGTGAACCAAAAATACTTGGGGACACctgaagaaaagaaactgaagataattttagaagaaatgaaggagaaatttaGCATGAGGAATGGGAAGAGGACTCAATCCaag ATAGATACACcgccaggaatggaattgcagtCATGGTATCCAGTTATAAAACAGGAAGGTGACCATGTCTCTCAGACACATTCATTTTTACATCCCAG CTACTACTTATACATGTGTGATAAAGTGGTTGCACCAAATGTGTCACTTACTTCAGCTGTACCTCAGCCTAAAGAGGTCACAAAGGCAGAGGCAAGCAAATCTATACCAAGACAGTCAGAGACGCCTCACAGTAGTGGGAAACATCAAAAAATAGTGTCTTATCCAGATGTCTCACTGGAGGAACAAGAGAAAATGGATCTAAAAGCAAGTAAAGAATTATATAGCCACCTAG ATCCATCAGTCTCGAATAATTCTACCAGCAAAAAGAAACCTGAGTCTACCACTTGCAGCTTAGCCAGAGACACAAGCAAATTAGGAACTGACTGTGATGTTGCAGCTTCATCTCCATTTCTTGTCAAAGATGTCACTTGTGAGGACGATAAGGGAAAAATCATGGAAGAAGTAGTGAGAACTTATGTAAAACAACAGGAAAAACTGAACTCAGTTTTACAGAAGAAGCAACAACTTCAGATG GAAGTTGAAATGTTGAGTAGTTCAAAAGCTATGAAGGAACTTACTGAAGAACAGCAGAATTTACAGAAAGAGCTTGAATCTTTGCAGAATGAACATGCTCAAAGAATGGAAGAATTTCATGTTGAACAGAAAGACTTAGAGAAAAAACTAGAGCAGGTAATGAAGCAAAAATGTACCTGTGACTCaaatttagaaaaagataaagaggCTGAATATGCAGCACAG CTGGCAGAACTGAGACAGAGACTGGACCATGCTGAGGCTGATAGGCAAGAACTCCAAGACGAACTCAGACAGGAACGGGAGGCAAGGCAGAAGTTAGAGAAGATGATAAAAGAGCTAAAGCTGCAAATTTTGAAATCATCAAAGACTGCTAAAGAATAG